The sequence CAGCAGGCCCTGGTCGAAGTCGTTGTGCGGCACGAGTTGCGCGTTGTCGTTGTTGACGTAGCGCAGTCGCGCTTCGGCGCTCAGCGTGAGCGTCGCGTTGCCCCACAGCGGCATGGCCTTGAACCGTGGCGCCTTGCCTGCGGCGCGCAGGGCGGTCCAATCCTCGACCCAGCGCGTCGCGTACATGCCCTTGCCTGCTTCACCGCCCCAGCCTGCGGCAGGGATCGGATAAGGATCGACGGGCGCCGACGATTGCGCCTGCGCAGTTGCGCAACGCAGCAGTCCCGCGGCCACGATTCCTGCGACAGCGCACTTCCGTAGGTCCATGTTCGCTTCCTGCACCCGGACGAGCGGGCAACACTAACCGAAGGTGGCACCGGTCCGACAGGACACTGTGTTGTCGCGCAACTGTGAAGAAGCCCCGCAGGGCGGGGCTTCTTCGTCGTTCGCGATGCCGGGCGCTGGGGTCAGTGCTTGCGCTGCGCCGCCTGCTCGATGAACTTCGCCACCGCTTCGGGCTGCGACACATAGATCGCATGGCTGCCCTGCACCTCCTGGATTGTGGCGCCTGCGCGCTTGGCCATCATCTGCTGCGCCGGCGGCGGGATCATGTGATCGTCGGTGGCAACCAGGTACCAGCTCGGCTTCGACGCCCACGCCGGCGTCGTCACCGCGCCAGCAAGCGCTTCAACGCCCCAGGGCACCTGCGAGGCGGCCATGAACGCCGCTTCCTCCGCCGGCACGTCGCCCGCGAACGATGCTGCGAACTTCTCGCGATCCAGGAACAGGAAGCCATCCTGCGGCGGCAGGATCGGCGGCACCGGCGCGCCCGGCGGCGGATTCGCGATGAGCGACTGCACCGACTCGCCCTTGTCGGGCGCGAACGCGGCGATATAGACGAGGCTCTGCACCTTGTCGTCCGTGCCTGCTTCCGAAATCACCACGCCACCGTAGGAATGTCCCACCAGCACCACGGGACCATCCTGCTGCGCGATCGCGCGCTTGGTGAACGCGACATCGTCGGCGAGCGTCGTCGTCGGGTTCTGCACGATGGTGACGTTGTAACCGTCGTCCTTCAGGACGTTGTAGACCTTCTGCCAACCCGAGCCATCGACGAAACCGCCGTGCACGAGGACGACGTTCTTGGCACCCAGTGGGGAAGCGAGATTGGCATCGGGCACGATCGACATGGCGGGACCTTTTGAGGCGCGGGGGATCGTCGAGGCTAAGTGACCCGAAGGAGTGACAGGTATCCACCCACCGGGGGATGGACAACTACCTGCGACGCTTTTCGCGCTCGATGGATTGCAGGTAAGCCGCTTCCTGCTCCGGCGTCGGTTGCGTCCAACCCAAACGTTCGGCCTTCTCGAACCACGCCAGGTTTTCGCGGCTCCGAAGTCGGAAGTCGTCTTGCAAGGCGGGCGGGATGTCCTTGGCCTCCGGATACTTCTGCACGTAGCGCGACTGCAGTTGCAGGAAGAAGGCGTTGGCCTTCCAGATCATCGCCGTGACGTCCCTGGGATTGACCGACAGCGCCAGGTCGGCGACTTCCATCAGCGTGTCGCCGTCCTTGCGGGCGCTGTGGTGCTCCATCAGCGAGGTGGCGATGACGCCGAGGCTTTCCTTCGGTGAAAGCGGCCGCAGGTAGAGTGCGTTGTCGATGGCGAGCTGCGTGATGCCGGTTTCCCGTTCGTAACTGCTGTCGGACTTGAATCCGCCGGCGGTGGCTTCGAAGTTGATCCACGCCTGTTGTGCATCGTCTCCGAACTTCACGAGCACGTGCTGCGGCGCTGTCGCGAGCGCCGCGGGCAAGCCGAGGCGCTGGCCGAGGATGACCACGAGGAGGGGCATGGAGATGCAGTTGCCTCTGCGCGTAGCGAGGTAAGTGGCCAGTTGTTTGTTGCGCGGGTTCTTGCCGAGCGGGTCGTCCAGGTCGTAGGCGAAAGGCTTGCCGTCGTTCCAGGGGCCGGCTTCGTAGAGGGTTTTGATCAATGCGTCGAAGGACTGGCGCGGGGTCGCGCCTGCGGGGATGTTGGTGCGGACGGCGCGCTCCCAGTGCGCGAGTTGGCGGCGGACTGCGGGCACGTCCGTGGTGGGATCGATCAGGCGGTCGACGGTGAGTTTGGCGTCGGCGTAGTCGATGCGGGCTTCTGGGAGGGCGAACTGGGCGCGCAGGGGTGCGAGAGTGTCCTTTGCGAAGGCGACGGTGGCGAACGCTGAGAGAAAGAGCGCGACGATGAGGGACTGTCCGCGCGTCATTCGACGATGCCGTGCGTTTCGATGACCAACGTGGCGTCATTGTTTCGCACCCAGATCCTGTTTCGATCCAGGAGTTCGAACGCAACCGGGGAAGAATCCGGGTGGATCTTGACGATGATCTGCGTGTTCTCCGCCGTCGCCTCACCGCATTTCTCAATGCACTCGGCAGTCCTGAGGTACGCCAGGTAGCGCTCCAGCTTGCACATGAGCCGCTCAAGGGAGCGCCGGTCTTCATGGAGGGGCGACGCAATGATGATGTGCATGTCGGATCCACCGGTCTTCAGGACAGTCCAGACATCGATGACCTCCAGGTTTGGAATGGGATGCGCTTCGTCGAACGCGAGGTCTTCATCCAATTGCATCTGTCTTCCCTCAACACTTGTCTGGCTGGATGCAGGTGATCGTTCCGGCGCGCTCGCCAAGGGCGTCCTGGTACTTCTTGATGGTGGCGGCCGGGTCCTGCCTTGGCGACAGCACTTCGGTGACATCGATCTTTCCATCGGTTCGCCTGGTCGTCACATCGCCGCGCAATGACGAGTTCACCTCGCCATTGGTGACAACCCTCAGCGTTTGATTCAAATGCACGCTGGATGCGTTTGCCTGATCGGCCTTCTCGTCGCCAACGCGCTTGATGGTTGGCGCATGCATCGTTTCCTTCCCACCCGACCTGGTCACCTGTGGATTCCCGAAGACCGGTGCGACGCCGAACGAAATCGCTCTCGTCGCTCGTCCCGCGGGCACCGCATCCAGGAAGGTCCCGGCCGCGTCGCCCGCCGACATCGAACGCGTGGCTTCGCCCGGTGCGGGGGCATTCGCATCCCCGCTCGTGAGCAGCCAGCCAACGCCAATGACGATCGGAATCGCGACTGGCAAGCGCCCATCCGGATCGACATATCGATACGGGTTGTTGCTGGCGTACGCGTAGCGATTGAAGTTCGCGCCGCTGTTCGGGTCAGCCTGGACCGGGTCGACACTGACGAAGCGCGCATGCGCCGGTACGGCCGTGACCAGCCCGAGGGCACACAAGAAGGTCGCGGTGACCTTCCGCCATCCGTTGCGTAGTGCTCCCATCCTTCGCCCCTAGCCGGCCGTCACGGCCGAAGGCGCAACGCTATGCAGGGACAGCGGCCGGCGAGACGCGAAAGCTCGCGGCGTGGTGGCCGAATCGCCCCCACCGATGTCCGCCACCGCCCCCTCAAAACGTCTTCCTACTACTGGGGGATCGCACGGGGAACGCGATGGCACTGTTCGCCGAACTCAAACGGCGCAAGGTCTTCAAAGTCGGCGGCGCCTACCTGGTCGTCGCGTGGCTCGCGGTGCAGGCCGCGTCGATCGGGTTCCCTGCATTCGACATGTCGCCCCGCATGCTGCGGCTGTGCATCCTGTTCGCCGCGCTGGGCTTTCCGCTGACGCTCGCGCTCGCGTGGGTCGTCGAGCTGACGCCGGAGGGCCTGAAGCTCGACCCGGCCACGCGCGG comes from Lysobacter sp. KIS68-7 and encodes:
- a CDS encoding alpha/beta hydrolase, which codes for MSIVPDANLASPLGAKNVVLVHGGFVDGSGWQKVYNVLKDDGYNVTIVQNPTTTLADDVAFTKRAIAQQDGPVVLVGHSYGGVVISEAGTDDKVQSLVYIAAFAPDKGESVQSLIANPPPGAPVPPILPPQDGFLFLDREKFAASFAGDVPAEEAAFMAASQVPWGVEALAGAVTTPAWASKPSWYLVATDDHMIPPPAQQMMAKRAGATIQEVQGSHAIYVSQPEAVAKFIEQAAQRKH
- a CDS encoding transglutaminase family protein; its protein translation is MTRGQSLIVALFLSAFATVAFAKDTLAPLRAQFALPEARIDYADAKLTVDRLIDPTTDVPAVRRQLAHWERAVRTNIPAGATPRQSFDALIKTLYEAGPWNDGKPFAYDLDDPLGKNPRNKQLATYLATRRGNCISMPLLVVILGQRLGLPAALATAPQHVLVKFGDDAQQAWINFEATAGGFKSDSSYERETGITQLAIDNALYLRPLSPKESLGVIATSLMEHHSARKDGDTLMEVADLALSVNPRDVTAMIWKANAFFLQLQSRYVQKYPEAKDIPPALQDDFRLRSRENLAWFEKAERLGWTQPTPEQEAAYLQSIEREKRRR
- a CDS encoding RHS repeat-associated core domain-containing protein, translating into MGALRNGWRKVTATFLCALGLVTAVPAHARFVSVDPVQADPNSGANFNRYAYASNNPYRYVDPDGRLPVAIPIVIGVGWLLTSGDANAPAPGEATRSMSAGDAAGTFLDAVPAGRATRAISFGVAPVFGNPQVTRSGGKETMHAPTIKRVGDEKADQANASSVHLNQTLRVVTNGEVNSSLRGDVTTRRTDGKIDVTEVLSPRQDPAATIKKYQDALGERAGTITCIQPDKC